Below is a genomic region from Methylobacterium sp. FF17.
TCGCATCCTGCCCGACCACACTGCAGCTGTTCTTGCCCAGATCGATCCCGAGTATCGCAATGGCCATCGGTCCGCTCCATCCCTCGTGTGAGCCACACTGCAAACCTAGGAGCCCGTCCGAGTAACGAGTTTATGGGATGGTTTGAGCGTCGAGATCTGGTCAGAGGTGTGTGTCGGCTTTGAGCTCATCGCCCTGCCTTTGCCAGCTTGAGAAGGTTGTGGGCGGTGCAGACCATCGCCCATTCGCCCCGGACCTGATCGAGGCCCCGGAGTAAGAACTGGCGGAAGCCTCGGGCCTGCTTGATCTGCCCGAACACCGGCTCGACGACCTGCTTCCTGAGGCGATAGCGGCTGCGGCGGCCAGCCCGTTTCAGGCGCGCGGCCATCGCCTGCATCAGGGGCGTCTTCGTCAGCGTCCGACGACCGGCCGCATCCGCTTGGCTATGGCGGGCCCGACCGGGAGCAAGATAAGCGGCGATCCGGCGCTGCTTCAGGGCGGTCAGGTTCGCCTCGTTGGCAAAACCGGAATCCCCCGAGACCTCGTACGGCTTGCGCCCGAGATGAGCGCGGGCGTCGTCGATGAGGGGCACGAGGGCGCGGGCATCGGAGGCGTTCGTCACGAGGCGATGGGCCACAATGATCTGATGCGCGGCATCGACGGCGATCTGACCGTTGTAGCCCTGCACGAACCCGTCGCGGGTCGGCAGGATGCGGCTGTCTGGGTCGGTGAAGTTGCGCTGCGCCCGGTCGGGCGGACCGCCGTCCTCCCCGCGCAAGGGCCGCCCCTGCCAGCGCATGCCCGAGGATGCACCCGGCCCGCTCTCGTCCTCGGGGTCGGGCGGGTCGATCGCTTCCACTTCCAGGGCGGCTTTAGCGGCGCGGATCGTCTCCAGGCGTCGCTGCTTGTCGGCCATCCAGTCCGGCGTCTCGTCCCCGCGCCGGTCCGGGCCCTGAGCCTCATCCTCGGCCGCATCGGCCTCACGCGCCCGCTCCAACCACGCGTCGACCTCGGCAGCCAGCGCGGGCTCGGCCGTCTTCATGCGTCCGTAGCTCATCGCCTTATGACGGGAGGCGTTGGCCTTCACCTTGGTGCCGTCCACCGCCACATGGGCGAACTGCACCAGACCGGCGGCCCGACACAGGCGCAGAACCTGCACGAACAGGTCGGACAAGGCCACGAGGTGGCGCTTGCGGAAGTCGGCGATGGTGCGGAAGTCCGGCCGGTTCAGGCCCGTCACCGCCATGACGTCGACCCGCTCCTCGCAGGCCCTGGCGAGTTGACGCGACGAGTACAGGCCGCGGCTGTAGCCGTAGAGAAGGAGCGCCACCATCATACCCGGATGGTAGGGCGGGTAGCCGCGCTCCTCACTATAGGTGCCGAGGATGGCCGAGAGGTCGAGCGCTTCCCGCACTGTGTCGCGTACGAAGTGTGCCATGTGCCCGGGCGGCACGAACTCGTGCAGCGAGGGCGGCAAAAGCCAACCCTGATCAACATCCCACGCGCGAAACACCTTGGCCATGAGCCAAGTGAATCACCCTCCCGCCTCGCCGTCGAGAGGATCACTCGGACGGGCTCCTAGTACTACTGTGTCACAAATTTTGTTGGCAGCAAGGACATCGTTGCAGGGTTTGCGTGAGTGCCCGTGCCAGCCGTAGGCGCAGGGTCGCGATGGAGTCAGGCACGTGTCGCTCGGGCCGGATCGGGAGCACCACGGGGTTTGTAACCGGCGGGTATGGCAAGCGCTTGCCGCTCGATGATCTCTGGTCCTGAGGGGGGAAAACGGCCTCGCTCGGAGACCGGGAACCCGTAGTCCGCGATGCACAAGCTGGCGTGATGATGGAAGCCGCGCCAGCTTCGCCCCTCG
It encodes:
- a CDS encoding IS1182 family transposase, with amino-acid sequence MAKVFRAWDVDQGWLLPPSLHEFVPPGHMAHFVRDTVREALDLSAILGTYSEERGYPPYHPGMMVALLLYGYSRGLYSSRQLARACEERVDVMAVTGLNRPDFRTIADFRKRHLVALSDLFVQVLRLCRAAGLVQFAHVAVDGTKVKANASRHKAMSYGRMKTAEPALAAEVDAWLERAREADAAEDEAQGPDRRGDETPDWMADKQRRLETIRAAKAALEVEAIDPPDPEDESGPGASSGMRWQGRPLRGEDGGPPDRAQRNFTDPDSRILPTRDGFVQGYNGQIAVDAAHQIIVAHRLVTNASDARALVPLIDDARAHLGRKPYEVSGDSGFANEANLTALKQRRIAAYLAPGRARHSQADAAGRRTLTKTPLMQAMAARLKRAGRRSRYRLRKQVVEPVFGQIKQARGFRQFLLRGLDQVRGEWAMVCTAHNLLKLAKAGR